The following proteins are co-located in the Malus sylvestris chromosome 13, drMalSylv7.2, whole genome shotgun sequence genome:
- the LOC126597003 gene encoding uncharacterized protein LOC126597003: MVKKLRQKGRVQESRMRLGTWNIGTLTGKSMEVVEVMVRRRINIMFLQETKWVGLKAKDQENSGFKLWYSGTNRTRNGVGIIVDKTLTQDVVDVKRVGDRIMAIKIVIGQELINVISAYAPQVGLDTSSKEKFWEDLGNLVQGIAQMEKLFIGGDLNGHVGRETGNYGGFHGGYGFGERNEDGEAILDFAMAYDLFLANTFFKKREEHVITYKSGSSKTQIDFLLMRKGDRITCKDCKVIPGESLANQHRLLVMDVYIKRVRKKEQDLEVPKD; the protein is encoded by the coding sequence atggtgaagaagctaagacagaagggtagagttcaagagagtagaatgcgtttaggaacgtggaatataggaaccttaacgggaaaatctatggaagtagtggaagttatggtgaggagaaggataaatattatgttcctacaagaaactaagtgggttggtcttaaggcaaaggatcaagaaaactcagggtttaagctttggtattcgggcacaaatagaacgagaaacggtgttggcatcattgtggacaagaccttgacacaagatgttgtagatgtcaagagggtaggagatagaatcatggcaatcaagattgtaataggacaagaactcatcaatgtgattagtgcgtacgcacctcaagtagggttggatacgagttcgaaggagaaattttgggaagaccttggaaacttggtgcaaggaattgctcagatggagaagttatttataggaggagatttaaatggacacgtgggcagggagacaggcaactatggaggttttcatggtggctatggttttggggagagaaatgaggatggggaagctatcttggattttgcaatggcatatgacctcttcttagccaacaccttctttaagaagagagaagaacatgtgatcacctacaagagtgggtcgtcaaaaacacaaatagattttcttctaatgaggaaaggggatcgtataacttgtaaggattgcaaagttataccgggggagagcttggctaatcaacatcgcttgttggtgatggatgtatatatcaaaagagtgagaaaaaaagaacaagacttggaagtgcccaaagactag